The DNA segment GTGGTAGTGAATGCAAGTGTTGCTGCCAGTGATGCCGTTGTAGCACAGCAGGAACATACTATACATCTGTTGGGTGAGTATAAGGTAACGAATGAGATGATAGACCTATACGTGATAAGGGCTTTTGACCTTCCGGCAAAACACTTTGGTGCCGGTTTGGCTAGGAAAATTGGTATGGATTTGGCCGTTCATCATTTTTCAGACACCGATAATCGTGAGGGTATTGTTGTTTCATTGGATGCAGATTCTACCGTTGAGAGAAATTACCTATCTGCCATATGGACGTTTTTTGAGCAAACGCAAAATAAGGCCTGTTCTATTAATTATGAGCATCCTATCTGTGGTGATGAGTTTGATGTTGAGGTCTATGATGCTATTGTGCAGTATGAGTTACATCTGCGTTACTTTGTGCAGGGCTTACGTTATATAGGTTTTCCTTATGCTTTTCATACCATTGGTTCTTGTTTTGCTTTTAAGGCTGCTTTGTATGTGAGTGTTGGAGGAATGAACCGCAGACAGGGGGGCGAGGAATTTTACTTCATTCAAAAACTCCTGCAACAAGGCGGATATGGAGACCTTAAAAATACAAAGGTCTATCCATCTCCACGTATTTCGTCACGGGTGCCTTTCGGGACTGGACCTTCCGTAAAAAAAATAGTGGAGAGTGACGATAATGCCTATATGAGCTATAATCTTCAGGGCTTTGTGGATCTGAAATCCTTACTCGATAATTTCGATAAGTACTATCGGGTAGATAAAGAAGAATATCAACAGTTGATTATGGAATTGCCTGGTAGGGTACGTAGTTTTTTGCTGAACGCTGGTTTTTACGATGAGCTTAAACCGATTGCAGATAATTGCTCTTCCTTAGAGGTTTTCAGGAAGCGTTTCTTTCATGTTTTTAACGCATTTAAGCTAGTCAAGTATTTAAACTATATACATGAACATTTCTTAAGTAGAGTGCCTGTATTTGACGCCGCCATTGAACTGTTGGAATTGGAGGGCCTTGACGTAAGTGATATTTTTGATGATAAGGAGTTGTTAGAGAAATATCGTAGTATACAAGACTAGGCATGGAAGTATGATCAGTGTTTGAATTTTCTTAAGCTAACATATAGATCCAACATGGCTGCGATAAATACGCCAATGATCCAATAGTTTCTTTGCATAAGCATTAGCGCTCCTGCTCCAACAAAGAATAGGGCACTGACTACCATAATACCATGAAGTCTTTTGTTTTCAGGTTTTCCCTTTAAAAAGTTAAATAGCCGTATGGCTAATAGGGCGATAGCGCCTGATCCCATAAAAAAACATGCATATGGTAGGTCGTTTAATTGAAAAAAAATGCCGGCTAAAATGAGCCCCATTCCAATGTAATAAATGATGCTAAGTGTTTTGTGAATATCCATGTTTAATTTTTTAAGGTGACAATATTAGTAAATTAAGGTTGAAAGCCCAATTAATTTGACATTGTCAGGGTATTTTATATTTGGGATGTTTTGGGGTGGATTGGAGGGTTGATTATTAGTTTTTCTTTTATGACGAGGTGTAAAAAAAGCTGACTCAGAAAAAGTCAAAGTCAGCTTATTTATTCTAAAAACCTATAATGGATTATCCTAAAAATGGATATTTATAATCTTGCGCTGGTACAAAGGTTTCTTTAATGGTACGTGGGCTTACCCAACGCATCAAATTAATAGCAGAACCAGCCTTATCGTTCGTACCCGAACCTCTGGCGCCTCCAAATGGCTGTTGTCCTACCACTGCCCCTGTAGGTTTGTCATTGATATAGAAGTTGCCGGCGCAGTTTACTAATCTCTTGGTGGCTAGTTCAGCCGCATATCTATCTTGGGAGAAGATGGCGCCTGTAAGTGCGTACATGGATGTTTTGTCTAAAATATCCATGGTCTCTTCAAATTTTGCATCTTCGTAAACGTATAGAGTCACAACCGGACCAAAAAGTTCTTCCTTCATGGTTATATATTGGGGGTTGCTTGTTTGGATAATTGTAGGCTCAATAAAGTAGCCTTTTGATTTATCGTAATTCCCTCCAAAGATGACGTCTGCTTCTTGGCTTGCCTTGGCATGATCGATGGCTCCGGCCAGCTTATCGAATGAGCTTTCGTCAATAACTGCATTAACAAAATTAGAGAAGTCTTCGGGATCGCCCATTTTAATTTCACTCATTTGTGTGGCTATATGGCCTTTTATTTCTTCCCAGCGGCTGGCAGGAAGGTATACGCGCGAAGCTGCGGAGCATTTTTGTCCTTGAAATTCAAAACCTCCTCTTACAATGCCTGTGGCAACAGCTTTGGCATCGCACGATTGGTGCGCTATAATAAAATCTTTACCTCCTGTTTCTCCAACAATACGAGGGTAAGATTTGTATTTTTCTATATTACCTCCAATGGTTTTCCACATGCTTTGGAATACTGCTGTTGAACCGGTAAAGTGGATGCCTGCAAATTCCGGGTGATCGAATATAACCTTGGCAGCTACAGGACCTGAAGCATATACTAAGTTAATTACGCCTGCTGGTACGCCTGCTTCGTTAAATAGTTCCATGAGTACTTGAGCGGAATAAATCGCTGTTTTGGATGGTTTCCATACCACAGTGTTGCCCATTAATGCGGGAGCTGTAGGTAGGTTGCCGGCAATGGAGGTAAAGTTGAAAGGTGTCAGTGCAAAAACAAATCCCTCCAATGGACGGTACTCAACGCGGTTCCACATGCCGGGTGCACTTTCTGGTTGATCGGCATAGATGTCGGTCATATACTGAACGTTAAAACGTAAGAAGTCGGCAAATTCGCAAGCTGCATCAATTTCTGCCTGAAATGCATTTTTCGACTGTCCTAACATGGTTGCTGCATTTAGCTTTTGTCGGTAAGGACCTGATACCAAATCGGCAGCTTTTAAAAAGATGGCTGCGCGATGTTCCCAGCTTAGACTGGCCCACTTTTCTTTGGCTGTTAATGCTGCTTCAATAGCGTGGTGTACATGTGTTTCATCGCCTTGGTGATAGTATCCTAGACAGTGCTTGATGTCGTGTGGTGGGTGTATGGGAACTTTATTTCCTGTTCTGACTTCCTGTCCACCGATGTACATTGGAATATCTACTTCGGTTTGTTTGTATGCTTTCAATTGTGCTTGAAGCGCTTCTCTTTCGGGTGTTCCCGGAGCGTAGCTTAATACCGGCTCATTTTCGGCAAGGGGTACATTAAATATTCCTTTAGGCATAACTTAAAAATTATCGTGATTAAAATTCGTTCAAAAAGGAGGGGCTTGCAATACCCAGCTTCTTCTCTCGTACAAATTTACAATAGGAAGTCTGTGATTTTAATGAATAAAGTCAGTGTTTGAATATCAGCCATATGATAATAGTCACAATTATTCTTGTAAGAGCTAAAATGTATTATCTCTGCCTGTATTTATTTTAAGTCAGGTATAGAATGTTCTTGGTTCGATAGGTTTGTTTGTGTATCTATTCTCTGTTATTCATGGAGTTTACTTGACTAACTCCAATTAATCTATCGTAGTAGTCGCTCATGCCCCGGTAGTAAACCAATACCAGGTAGTCATTTTCTGTTTCGCTGTGTGAGCCCTCGAAGAGGCTGACGGTAGCTTTACGAAGACTATTGGGTTTAAAGGCAATTTGGTAATTGTAAAAACCTTGTTTTAGTAGGAGGGTTGCTTCGTACTGTCTGCGTTGAAAATTATATTGCATTTTTGAGTGGTCGTTCAATAACCAATCGGTGAGCCCACCTAGTATATGAACGTCACCTCCGGCCATGGGGTCACTGGGCAAGGAGAAGTGAACAAATACATATTCTGCCTCCCGTTCATTATCATCCTTCTCTTGGACTTCGATGACGTATCTGCCGTTAAAATCATTATTGAAATAATAGGATTTTCCGGCTATGGATTGATCAGGGAAAAGGTCAACATGCGTATAAGGTTCGTGGTATGATACCTCCCTGACCTTTGTGCTCTGAAAACGCAGACTACGGATATCTAACCATCTAAATTCGTTTCCACCTTCAAACATAATTTCCCGATTGTAATTGTAATCCAGTTCATTGTGCTTGATAAATTGAGGTTGAAGATTAGTGATGGCATTATCCGTTCTGCCATTTTGAAAAATATGAACTTTCACTTCTTCCATGGGGTTTACAAGGTCAAAGTTAGAATGTTCAATTACCAAAGCAATTTCTTGCTGTGCTTTACGTAGATTTGCATTCATGGTATATTTTACTGTGGGAGATACTTTAACAGCTTGTTCTGTGACCATAAATCGTTGCGTCAGTACCACGTTCTCCGGATTGCCATCTGCATAAACTTTTATGATGTAATTTCCTGATAGTAAGATATCAATATTATCGTTGGGTAGTATAACACTATAATGGACATACTCAACAGAAGTGTTAAATGAATAGGCATAATCAAGAATTGGGTTTTCATTAAAACCATTCACATATTCGGTGTCCATTAGCTGTGATGGTTCCCAGTTTTCATTACAATGTATCAATGTGTAATAAAAATCTTTGGTTTCCACGTCTAAATCGTCAAAAGATAAAATGATCTGGTGATCCCCGTTTAATCCTATGATAGGATAAGATAATGCCCAGCCATACTTATGACACTGTACCGTTTTTATTTTATGTTGGTATATTTTATTGGTGAGCGTTTGTGCCGACATACCCAATACCGAGATAAATAGAGCGAAAGACAGTAGTAGACGTTGATATGTATTGTTTTGTTGATTCATTTTGATGTTTTGTACAATGATTAATATGGGCTAAAATACTATTTATAACATAAAAAGACAGTGTCTTGACAAGTCATTTTTAAGGCCAGATGATGAGCTAGAACTTCGTGATATATTATTCAGTGCATTTTCCGGATTAAATAGTGTAACTCCGTTGAGAAATGTGCGTAAAGCTTTAAAACCGATTCATAAATTTTTGATTTACATATTGTATAATTGTATAACGCAAAAGAAGCCAATCTGCTACGTTGAAACGATGGTTTGAAAATTATTTAACGAATTTTTTCTTTATTAGTTAGGATTATAGGATTGTCAAGTTATAAATTATTGTATTTTTGCATCGAAATTTTTTTAAAACTTTTTATCAAACATGTCAGACGTAATCAAAATAAAAAAAGGTCTTGATATTCGGCTGCAGGGTAAAGCGGAAAAAGTATTTGGTACTGCCGAGTTACCAGAGCTTTTTGCTATCAAACCGGGTGATTTTCCTGGGTTGGTTCCGAAGCTAGCTGTTAAGCCGGGTGATAAAGTTAAGGCCGGTTCGGTTTTGTTTTTCGACAAATACCGTACCGATGTTAAGTTTGTTTCTCCGGTCAGTGGCGAAGTACAGGTGGTTAACCGTGGTGAGCGTAGAAGAATATTAGAGGTTGTGGTTAAAAGTGATAACCAAAACGAAGCAGAGGGTTTTGGGGCTGTTGATCCAAAGCAAGTGTCAAAACAAGAGGCGTTAGAAAAGATTTTGGCTTCAGGTATGTGGCCTTTCTTTCGTCAGCGCCCTTACAATGTAGTTGCTAATCCGGCTGATTCGCCCAAAGCAATATTTATTTCAGCGTTTGATTCTTCTCCTTTAGCTCCTGATTATGATTTTATTGTAACAGGGCAAGAAAAAGAATTCCAGGCTGGTATAGATGTGCTGAATAAACTAACACAAGGCGGTGTGCATATTGGCATTAATAATGAAACAGCGTCAAAAGCTTTTGTTTCTGTTAATGGAGCCACTACGCACTCCTTTTTAGGTCCACACCCGGCAGGTAATGTAGGTGTGCAAATTCACCATGTGTCGCCCATCAACAAGGGGGATATATATTGGACGATCCAGCCTCAGGAGGTGATTTCTTTGGGTAAATTATTTTTAGCAGGAGTTTATGATGCATCGAGGATTATAGCGTTGACAGGTTCTGAATTGAAGACCCGTAATTACGTAAAGACAAAGGTAGGTGCTAATATTGCTGCATATGTATCCAATGTTGAAGAAGGTAAACTTAGATATATCAGTGGTAACGTGCTTACTGGTGATAAGATTTCTAAGGATGGGTATTTGGGAAGCTATCATTCTCAAATCACAGTGATACCCGAAGGAGATGAATCTGAATTTATGGGTTGGGCTGCGCCTCGCTTTGGAAAGTTCAGTATCTCTAAATCTTATTTTTCGTGGTTGTGTGCTAAAAAAGAGTACAAACTGGATGCTAACCTGAATGGAGGCCCTCGTGCTATTATTGTTTCAGGACAGTATGATAAGGTATTACCTATGGATATCCTACCAGAACATTTAATCAAGGCTATTCTTACTGAGGATATCGATAAAATGGAGCAGTTGGGAATTTATGAAGTGGTAGAAGAAGACATGGCTCTTTGTGAGTTTGTGTGTACTTCGAAACTTGAAATTCAAAGTATACTTCGAAAGGGTATAGATACGATGATTGCTGAGATGAGCTAATCCGTTTAATCAATTTGTAAAAATTAAAATCATAATAAATTGAAAGCATTAAGACAATATTTGGATAAAATCAAGCCCAACTTTGAAAAAGGGGGGAAGTTTGAAAAATTGCACTCTTCATTTGATGCTTTTGAGACCTTACTTTTTGTTCCGAAAACAACATCAAAAAATGGTGTACACATCCATGATGCTATTGATTCTAAAAGAACAATGGCAGTGGTGGTTTTGGCATTGATACCTGCTTTGCTGTTTGGTATTTGGAATACAGGATATCAACATTTTTTAGCTACAGGTCAGGCGATTGACTTTTGGCCAATGGTAGGATATGGTGCTTTGAAAGTACTCCCTATAGTTGTGGTATCTTATGTGGTAGGTCTTGGCATTGAGTTTATGTTTGCTCAGTTACGAGGACACGAAGTGGCAGAGGGATTTTTGGTTTCGGGGATGCTGATACCTTTGGTGTTGCCAGCTGATGTTCCTTTGTGGATGGTAGCCGTGGCTACTGCTTTCTCGGTTATAATAGGTAAAGAGGTTTTTGGTGGTACAGGTATGAATATTTGGAACCCGGCTTTGATCGCTAGGGCGTTTTTATTCTTTGCTTATCCTTCTAAAATGTCGGGTGATCTTATATGGGTTTCTGGTATGTCTAGCGGTGAAGGTATCGTGGATGGCTACTCTGGAGCAACGGCCCTGGGTAATGCAGCCATTGGAAAAATGGACTTGTTTGCCGATGGCAAAGCATTTGACCTTTGGAATAGTTTTATAGGAACCATTCCTGGTTCCATAGGAGAAACAAGTACCTTGGCTATCTTGATAGGCGCAATTGTTCTTTTAGCTACAGGAATAGGTAGTTGGAAAATCATGCTCAGTGTTTTTGCTGGAGGGTTTTTAATGGCTTTAGGATTTAATGCCATTGGTGCAAACGAATTAATGTCGGTAGATCCCTTGCAACAGCTTTGTTTAGGAGGTTTTGCTTTTGGTGCCGTGTTTATGGCTACAGATCCGGTTTCCGGTGCACGTACAGAAAAAGGAAAGTTTATATATGGTTTCTTGGTGGGTGTTTTTGCCATCATGATTCGTGTATTTAATCCCGCTTACCCTGAAGGTGTAATGTTAGCTATTTTATTGATGAACACTTTTGCTCCATTGATTGATCATTTAATTGTTCAACAAAATATTAAACGTCGTTTAAAACGAGTAAAAGTAAACGCTTAATAAACTATAAAAATGGACAAACAAGGAAATTTATATACATTTCTGTACGCATCTATCATGGTAATTGTGGTGGCAGCGGTTTTGGCCTTTGTTTCGGAGTCATTAAAACCGGTGCAAAACAAAAACGTTGAAATAGCTAAGAAAATCGACTTGCTTAGGTCGGTTGGAATAAGCAGTGATGCGAGTACAGCAGAAGAATTATTTGAAAAGCATATTGGTGATAATACCAAAGTAATCAACATGAGCGGTAGCGAAGTTGAGGGAAATGCTTTTACCATTGATATGGCCAAAGAGCTTCGTAAAGAACCTAAAGATCGTAACTACCCGCTTTATATTTGTAAGCTGGATAACGGAGATGAGAAAATTATTATTCCACTTCGTGGTGTTGGATTATGGGGACCTATTTGGGGTTATATCTCTTTGAATGCGGATAAAAAAACAGTGTATGGTGCTACCTTTGATCACAAAGGAGAAACACCGGGCTTGGGTGCAGAAATCTCTAAAGAGTTTTTTCAAACACCATTTAAAGGGAAAACGATCTTTGATGACGCAGGGGTTTTTACCTCTATTGCTGTTTTAAAAGGTGGTGTTTCTGATGGTAATCCGCATGCTGTTGATGCCATCTCCGGAGGTACTATTACCAGTAATGGGGTTACTGATATGTTAAAAGAGTGCCTTCAAGGGTACGAAAAGTATTTAAAAAATTAAACGGTTAAAAAATGAGCGACAAAGAACCTTTGTTTTCAGCTAAAAACCGAAAACTTATAACAAACCCGCTGAATGCGCAAAACCCTATTACCATACAGGTTTTAGGTATTTGTTCGGCATTGGCGGTGACGGCTAAATTAGAGCCGGCTATTGTAATGTCTATTTCGGTAATGTTCGTGTTGGTTTTTGCCAATGTGATTATATCATTGCTTCGTAACACTATTCCAGCTCGTATTCGTATTATCGTTCAGTTGGTGATTGTGGCAGCATTGGTAATTCTGGTTGACCAGATACTGAAAGCCTATGCATATGAAGTAAGTAAGCAGTTGTCCGTATTTGTGGGATTGATTATTACCAACTGTATTATCATGGGACGCCTAGAGGCATTTGCTTTGGGTAATAAACCTTGGCAATCCGCGTTAGACGGTGTGGGTAATGCAGCTGGTTATGGTGTCATACTTATTATTGTGGCTTTCTTCCGTGAATTGTTCGGATCTGGTACCTTAACATTGCCTGGGTTAGGAACACTGCATATTATTCCTCAAGCCTTCTATGATATGGGTTATGTGAATAATGGTTTCATGATTTTGCCTCCGATGGCCTTGGTAACCGTGGGAATCATTATCTGGGTGCAACGTTCTCGTAACAAGGATTTGGTAGAAGATTAATGGTTAACAGGAAAAATTGATTTCAATGGAAAATATAATTAATACATTCATCAAGTCTATTTTTATCGATAACATGGTGTTTGCTTACTTCTTGGGTATGTGTTCATACTTGGCGGTATCAAAGACTGTTAAGACGTCGTTTGGACTTGGGTTGGCAGTTGTGTTTGTGCTTTTTATTACAGTGCCTGCCGATTACCTTTTAAATAAATATGTACTCGAAGAAGGTGCCTTATCGTGGCTGGGCGAAGGATTTGCAGAAGTAGACCTTAGCTTTTTGAGCTTTATCATGTTTATTGCTGTCATCGCCTCTATGGTGCAATTGGTGGAGATGATTGTTGAAAAGTTTGCGCCTGCTTTGTACAGTTCTCTGGGTATATTCCTACCGCTGATAGCTGTAAACTGTGCTATTCTTGGAGGATCTTTATTTATGCAAGAGCGTCAATATGCTACATTGGCCGAGGCTACTTCATTTGGATTAGGTTCCGGAATTGGTTGGCTATTGGCAATTGTAGGTATTGCAGCTATTCGCGAAAAATTAAAATACTCTGATGTTCCTGCTCCTTTACGTGGCTTAGGTATTACGTTTATCGTTACCGGATTAATGGGTATCGCGTTTATGAGCTTTATGGGAATTCAACTCTAGCCGGTAGTACCGGAGCAAGTAACTCAAGTGTTTACGCTTGAAAATCTTGTTTAAAAAAAGAAAAATGGAAATAAATATGATATTTTTAGCTAGTCAGGGTACAGTAATAGCTACCAGTGTGGTAGTCTTCTTGCTGGTTATCCTACTGTTGGTGTCCATCCTTTTGTACGTAAAACAAAAGTTAACGCCGGCAGGAACCGTAACTATCGACATTAATAATGGAGAGAAAGCCTTAGAGGTGGCTCCGGGTCAAACATTACTGTCTGCTTTAGGAAGTAACAAAATTTTTCTTCCATCTGCTTGTGGTGGTGGTGGTACTTGTGCCATGTGTCGTTGTCAGGTCAACGATGGTGCAGGATCTATCTTACCTACTGAAACAGGTTATTTTACCCGTAAAGAGCAGGCCAATCACTGGCGTTTGGCTTGTCAGGTGAAAGTGAAAGAGGATATTAAGATGGAAATACCGCAAGAAATTCTTGGTATTAAAAAATGGGAGTGTACCGTTGTATCTAATGATAATGTCGCCACCTTTATCAAGGAGTTTGTGGTGAAATTACCCGAAGGTGAAAATCTTGACTTTAGATCGGGAGGATATATTCAAATTGACGTTCCTAAAATCACCGTTGATTTTAAGGATATGGAGATTGGGGAGAAATACCGTGAAGAATATGAGAAGTTTGGTATGTTTGACCTTAAAATGGTGAACCCAGAACCTACTTATAGGGCTTATTCTATGGCTAACCACCCCGCAGAAGGGAATATTGTAATGTTGAATATCCGTATTGCTACTCCTCCTTGGGATAGAGTGAATAATGGTTTTATGAAAGTAAATCCAGGAATTTGTTCTTCGTTTATCTTCTCTCGTAAACCTGGAGATAAAGTGAACATATCAGGACCTTATGGAGAATTCTTTATCAAAGATACGGATCGTGAAATGATGTTTATTGGAGGGGGTGCCGGTATGGCTCCTATGCGTTCGCATATCTTCCATTTGTTTCACACCTTGAAAACCGGCCGTAAAGCTACTTTCTGGTATGGGGCTCGTTCTAAAAAGGAAATATTCTACCAGGATCAGTTTGAAGCTATCGAGAAACAGTTTCCTAACTTTAAGTTTACGATTGCTTTAAGTGAGCCTCTACCTGAAGATAATTGGGAAGGCGCCACTGGCTTTATCCATCAAGTGATTAATGATGAGTACTTAAGTAAACATGAAGAACCGGAAGATATTGAATATTACTTATGTGGACCACCTATGAT comes from the Saccharicrinis fermentans DSM 9555 = JCM 21142 genome and includes:
- the nqrF gene encoding NADH:ubiquinone reductase (Na(+)-transporting) subunit F, which encodes MEINMIFLASQGTVIATSVVVFLLVILLLVSILLYVKQKLTPAGTVTIDINNGEKALEVAPGQTLLSALGSNKIFLPSACGGGGTCAMCRCQVNDGAGSILPTETGYFTRKEQANHWRLACQVKVKEDIKMEIPQEILGIKKWECTVVSNDNVATFIKEFVVKLPEGENLDFRSGGYIQIDVPKITVDFKDMEIGEKYREEYEKFGMFDLKMVNPEPTYRAYSMANHPAEGNIVMLNIRIATPPWDRVNNGFMKVNPGICSSFIFSRKPGDKVNISGPYGEFFIKDTDREMMFIGGGAGMAPMRSHIFHLFHTLKTGRKATFWYGARSKKEIFYQDQFEAIEKQFPNFKFTIALSEPLPEDNWEGATGFIHQVINDEYLSKHEEPEDIEYYLCGPPMMNDAVNKMLYDLGVPDEMIAYDDFGS
- a CDS encoding Na(+)-translocating NADH-quinone reductase subunit A, with product MSDVIKIKKGLDIRLQGKAEKVFGTAELPELFAIKPGDFPGLVPKLAVKPGDKVKAGSVLFFDKYRTDVKFVSPVSGEVQVVNRGERRRILEVVVKSDNQNEAEGFGAVDPKQVSKQEALEKILASGMWPFFRQRPYNVVANPADSPKAIFISAFDSSPLAPDYDFIVTGQEKEFQAGIDVLNKLTQGGVHIGINNETASKAFVSVNGATTHSFLGPHPAGNVGVQIHHVSPINKGDIYWTIQPQEVISLGKLFLAGVYDASRIIALTGSELKTRNYVKTKVGANIAAYVSNVEEGKLRYISGNVLTGDKISKDGYLGSYHSQITVIPEGDESEFMGWAAPRFGKFSISKSYFSWLCAKKEYKLDANLNGGPRAIIVSGQYDKVLPMDILPEHLIKAILTEDIDKMEQLGIYEVVEEDMALCEFVCTSKLEIQSILRKGIDTMIAEMS
- the pruA gene encoding L-glutamate gamma-semialdehyde dehydrogenase, translating into MPKGIFNVPLAENEPVLSYAPGTPEREALQAQLKAYKQTEVDIPMYIGGQEVRTGNKVPIHPPHDIKHCLGYYHQGDETHVHHAIEAALTAKEKWASLSWEHRAAIFLKAADLVSGPYRQKLNAATMLGQSKNAFQAEIDAACEFADFLRFNVQYMTDIYADQPESAPGMWNRVEYRPLEGFVFALTPFNFTSIAGNLPTAPALMGNTVVWKPSKTAIYSAQVLMELFNEAGVPAGVINLVYASGPVAAKVIFDHPEFAGIHFTGSTAVFQSMWKTIGGNIEKYKSYPRIVGETGGKDFIIAHQSCDAKAVATGIVRGGFEFQGQKCSAASRVYLPASRWEEIKGHIATQMSEIKMGDPEDFSNFVNAVIDESSFDKLAGAIDHAKASQEADVIFGGNYDKSKGYFIEPTIIQTSNPQYITMKEELFGPVVTLYVYEDAKFEETMDILDKTSMYALTGAIFSQDRYAAELATKRLVNCAGNFYINDKPTGAVVGQQPFGGARGSGTNDKAGSAINLMRWVSPRTIKETFVPAQDYKYPFLG
- a CDS encoding glycosyltransferase family protein, whose product is MVKAGMVIVIPCYLEDKICNTLDSLCACHPVDHRVAVVVVVNASVAASDAVVAQQEHTIHLLGEYKVTNEMIDLYVIRAFDLPAKHFGAGLARKIGMDLAVHHFSDTDNREGIVVSLDADSTVERNYLSAIWTFFEQTQNKACSINYEHPICGDEFDVEVYDAIVQYELHLRYFVQGLRYIGFPYAFHTIGSCFAFKAALYVSVGGMNRRQGGEEFYFIQKLLQQGGYGDLKNTKVYPSPRISSRVPFGTGPSVKKIVESDDNAYMSYNLQGFVDLKSLLDNFDKYYRVDKEEYQQLIMELPGRVRSFLLNAGFYDELKPIADNCSSLEVFRKRFFHVFNAFKLVKYLNYIHEHFLSRVPVFDAAIELLELEGLDVSDIFDDKELLEKYRSIQD
- the nqrC gene encoding NADH:ubiquinone reductase (Na(+)-transporting) subunit C; protein product: MDKQGNLYTFLYASIMVIVVAAVLAFVSESLKPVQNKNVEIAKKIDLLRSVGISSDASTAEELFEKHIGDNTKVINMSGSEVEGNAFTIDMAKELRKEPKDRNYPLYICKLDNGDEKIIIPLRGVGLWGPIWGYISLNADKKTVYGATFDHKGETPGLGAEISKEFFQTPFKGKTIFDDAGVFTSIAVLKGGVSDGNPHAVDAISGGTITSNGVTDMLKECLQGYEKYLKN
- a CDS encoding NADH:ubiquinone reductase (Na(+)-transporting) subunit D, whose translation is MSDKEPLFSAKNRKLITNPLNAQNPITIQVLGICSALAVTAKLEPAIVMSISVMFVLVFANVIISLLRNTIPARIRIIVQLVIVAALVILVDQILKAYAYEVSKQLSVFVGLIITNCIIMGRLEAFALGNKPWQSALDGVGNAAGYGVILIIVAFFRELFGSGTLTLPGLGTLHIIPQAFYDMGYVNNGFMILPPMALVTVGIIIWVQRSRNKDLVED
- a CDS encoding type IX secretion system plug protein codes for the protein MNQQNNTYQRLLLSFALFISVLGMSAQTLTNKIYQHKIKTVQCHKYGWALSYPIIGLNGDHQIILSFDDLDVETKDFYYTLIHCNENWEPSQLMDTEYVNGFNENPILDYAYSFNTSVEYVHYSVILPNDNIDILLSGNYIIKVYADGNPENVVLTQRFMVTEQAVKVSPTVKYTMNANLRKAQQEIALVIEHSNFDLVNPMEEVKVHIFQNGRTDNAITNLQPQFIKHNELDYNYNREIMFEGGNEFRWLDIRSLRFQSTKVREVSYHEPYTHVDLFPDQSIAGKSYYFNNDFNGRYVIEVQEKDDNEREAEYVFVHFSLPSDPMAGGDVHILGGLTDWLLNDHSKMQYNFQRRQYEATLLLKQGFYNYQIAFKPNSLRKATVSLFEGSHSETENDYLVLVYYRGMSDYYDRLIGVSQVNSMNNRE
- the nqrE gene encoding NADH:ubiquinone reductase (Na(+)-transporting) subunit E, which encodes MENIINTFIKSIFIDNMVFAYFLGMCSYLAVSKTVKTSFGLGLAVVFVLFITVPADYLLNKYVLEEGALSWLGEGFAEVDLSFLSFIMFIAVIASMVQLVEMIVEKFAPALYSSLGIFLPLIAVNCAILGGSLFMQERQYATLAEATSFGLGSGIGWLLAIVGIAAIREKLKYSDVPAPLRGLGITFIVTGLMGIAFMSFMGIQL
- a CDS encoding NADH:ubiquinone reductase (Na(+)-transporting) subunit B — its product is MKALRQYLDKIKPNFEKGGKFEKLHSSFDAFETLLFVPKTTSKNGVHIHDAIDSKRTMAVVVLALIPALLFGIWNTGYQHFLATGQAIDFWPMVGYGALKVLPIVVVSYVVGLGIEFMFAQLRGHEVAEGFLVSGMLIPLVLPADVPLWMVAVATAFSVIIGKEVFGGTGMNIWNPALIARAFLFFAYPSKMSGDLIWVSGMSSGEGIVDGYSGATALGNAAIGKMDLFADGKAFDLWNSFIGTIPGSIGETSTLAILIGAIVLLATGIGSWKIMLSVFAGGFLMALGFNAIGANELMSVDPLQQLCLGGFAFGAVFMATDPVSGARTEKGKFIYGFLVGVFAIMIRVFNPAYPEGVMLAILLMNTFAPLIDHLIVQQNIKRRLKRVKVNA